One genomic segment of Verrucomicrobiota bacterium includes these proteins:
- a CDS encoding class I SAM-dependent methyltransferase: MGHRYRFIVDFFGYVIPFWEKLFKDLGWYQTHRPLKALEIGCFEGRSTTWLLDFVLTSKDSELFSCDTFEGSLEHKDRDTSNLEQRFRQNVAASSSQASVRVFKGPCPLLCRPWD, from the coding sequence TTGGGCCATCGTTACCGGTTTATAGTTGATTTCTTTGGGTACGTGATTCCGTTTTGGGAGAAGCTTTTCAAGGATTTGGGCTGGTACCAGACGCACCGGCCTTTGAAGGCGCTGGAAATCGGGTGTTTCGAGGGCCGCTCGACGACCTGGCTTCTTGATTTCGTTCTGACTTCCAAAGACTCTGAATTGTTCTCTTGCGACACATTCGAAGGGAGTCTGGAGCACAAGGACCGCGACACCTCCAACCTTGAACAACGTTTCCGGCAGAATGTCGCGGCTTCCTCCAGCCAGGCCTCTGTTCGTGTCTTTAAGGGTCCGTGCCCACTACTGTGCAGACCGTGGGATTGA
- a CDS encoding aspartyl protease: MALTHQKLIVKPSHESRRKAEVKFLVDSGAVYSLVPAAVLRGLGIRPHRSVDFTLADGTTIVRQVGDAFFEFRGEGGAAPVIFGEEGDEPLLGATTLESLRLVLDPFKRRLVPMRMILA, translated from the coding sequence ATGGCCCTCACACACCAGAAATTGATCGTAAAACCAAGCCATGAATCACGCCGAAAAGCTGAGGTGAAGTTCCTCGTGGATTCCGGGGCAGTTTATAGCCTGGTGCCTGCCGCCGTGCTCCGAGGCCTGGGCATTCGTCCTCACCGTTCGGTGGATTTCACGCTGGCGGACGGAACGACTATCGTGCGTCAAGTCGGCGACGCGTTTTTCGAATTTCGTGGAGAAGGCGGGGCGGCGCCCGTGATCTTCGGTGAGGAAGGGGACGAACCCTTACTGGGCGCGACGACTCTGGAGAGCCTGCGTCTGGTTCTGGACCCTTTCAAGCGCCGGTTGGTGCCGATGCGGATGATCCTGGCTTAG